In Chanodichthys erythropterus isolate Z2021 chromosome 9, ASM2448905v1, whole genome shotgun sequence, a genomic segment contains:
- the lamtor5 gene encoding ragulator complex protein LAMTOR5: MEGALEQHLDDTMKNPAIVGVLCTDAQGHNLGCRGSLSDEHGGIVSVLAKQAASLTKDPTDFPTVCLESDCGNILVRTHGTITLAVHKMAS, translated from the exons ATGGAGGGTGCGCTGGAGCAGCATCTTGATGATAC GATGAAAAATCCTGCCATTGTTGGGGTTTTGTGCACAGACGCTCAAGGCCATAATCTAGGAT GCCGTGGCTCGCTCTCTGATGAACATGGAGGAATTGTGTCTGTACTGGCCAAGCAAGCTGCTTCTCTAACCAAAGATCCCACAGACTTCCCTACTGTGTGCCTGGAGTCTGACTGTGG GAACATTTTGGTGAGAACACATGGAACAATTACACTGGCTGTGCATAAGATGGCATCATGA